TTTTTGCCCCGCCCGTTCGTGTAAATTATCAATATTCTGCGTTGTTACATGAAATTCGGGTACCAATTTAGCCCACCGCGCCAATGCCATATGTCCCGCATTAGGTTCTGCTTTGCTGGCGAGATGCGCCCGCCACAGATACCATGCCCACATCGGATCTGGATCCCGGTGCCACGCCGAAATACTCGCCATCGCCTTAGGGTCAACGTTCTCCCATAGCCCGGTCTTATCATTTCGATACGTATCTAGACCCGACTCGGCCGACATCCCTGCGCCACTAAACACATGAACTCGCCTGGCCTGGCTAAGCAAGCTGAGAAAACCGGAAGGGCACTGCGCGGTGGATTCTGCCGAAAATCGCCTGTTCATAGTGCCCATTCTATTGATTTACGGTACTGGGGTTTAGAATTTACAGACATGCCTTTCGTTTTCACACAACCGGATACCGACGGACTTCACGCACGGACAATGACAGCCGAAGACGTAGAGTTACGCGCCAATGCGGTGCTTAGAAATCGAAATCGGATAACCCACCGATACGACCGGGCCGACCTAGAAACACCACAACTCAACCAATATTTGGAATTCACCCCAACCCGGGGCGACATAGGCATAGTTTTAGAAGATGAAACGAACAATCCAATCGCCAGCATGTGGGTTTCTTTTATCAAAGCCGATGGGTTCATTGATGACCAAGTACCAGAACTGGTTGTCAATGTTGAAACGGATTGGCAAGGAAAGGGCCTGGGTGGATGGTTGATTAAACAAGCCGTTCATCATGGCCGGACCCACGGCTGGCCCGGAATTTCACTCACTGTTGAACCTGAAAGCCCCGCACGTAGGCTCTATGCCCGCAACGATTTTGTGTCAAAAAATGCATCTGGGGTGATGCTGCGTACCTTGAGTCCAGCGATTAAAGCCGTTGCGGTGTACTGCGGTTCGGTAACTGGAAACCGCCCTGAATTTGCGGTAGCTGCCCGGCAGCTGGGTGAAGAACTTGCGCGCCGGGGAATAACAATGGTCTATGGTGGGGCAAGCGTGGGGTTGATGGGGGAAGCTGCTAACGCTTGTCTTGATGCTGGTGGCGAAGTGATAGGGGTAATGCCAAAGGATTTGAAAGATCTGGAATTGGCTCATCCAAAACTTAGCAAATTAGAAGTAACTGAGAATATCATGGCGCGTAAAATGCGCATGGAAGAGCTAGCCGACGCATTTGTTGCGCTACCCGGCGGAATGGGGACTTTGGAGGAACTCTCCGAAGTTTTAGTACGGCAACAGATCGGTCCGTACACCGGGCCGGTTGCGCTGTATAACGTTGGAGATTACTGGACTCCGCTTATCGACGCCCTGCGAGCAATGGGGGACGATGGGTTCATTTGGGAGCGGTATCTTGACGCGATAGTTGTTGCGGACAATGTAGATGATCTCTTTGATGGGTTCAGCAATTGGGCAAATCCCGGCCTGAAATGGCAAAAAAGACGTCTGAGGACCTAAAAGCCACCCCGAATAGGGGGTAAATCAAAGTAAATAATTGGCTTATATTTTTGAATGACCGTATGGGGTAAAAATCGGGTTTAACCGTTTGGGGCTAACCTTAACCAAGCCTACATTTAGCCAGGTTGGGTGCAATACAATCTGGGGTATGTCCGATCAGCAGAGATTGCGCACCATGATTAGTTTCCACTTCTATACCGGGTCACGTCTCATGCAGCGGATGTACCGCCCATATTTTGACGAATGGAACATTACCTATCCGCAATACCTTGTATTGCTATGCCTGTGGGAAAAAGACGGCCAAACAATCGCCGACTTATCCACGCCACTCGACTTGGATTCCGGTACCCTTTCGCCGCTACTTAAACGTATGGAAGCCAGTGGATACGTGCGCCGACAAGCCGACCACAAAGATTATCGCCGGGTTCTGTTCTTTTTAACGCAGCGTGGCAGGAAGCTTAAGGCCCAAGCTTCCGAAATGGAAACTGAAGTAACCGCAATGCTGGGTCTTGATGTTGATGATCTCAAGGCAATTTCCGAGATTATGGCAAAGATTAACCCGGTTATTGAATAATGTTGACATCATAAACCTATTATCTATAGTTAATAGGTTTATGATGCGCTATTGAGTGGTTAGCACTTGGGCAAAATCCTAGATTTTATGCAAACAATATTCTCACAATTTTCTCATTTGTAAATCCGATTTTACGCAACGAATGTTATTATGCTGTAATAATGCGGATTTTTCCTGAATTAAAGAGAATTGCTTATGACAGTGTCACATTGGGCGGAAATGATTACTTTCGCCCGGGCTTTCTTGAGTCAGAGGCTCATAAGGGGTGGCTGCAAAAATATTCCTCACGTGTAGGGGTCCTCGCGGTGAGGGGGTTGCCTGATTTTATGTTTAATTTGGTGACACGGAACTACCGCAAAAAAGGGTGTGAGGTTTTGGGATTAGGCTACCATTCCGTGGTGATAGCCGATGGTGATAATTGCGTGCGAAAAATACACCACCGGACCCTTTATTCCGGTGCTGATGAGCGACAAGCCTATATAGATCGGCTCTATAGAAAACAATGCCTTTTGTGCGATCATTTCCCGCCAGAAATGATCGAATTACAAGACTTTGTTATTGAAGAATTTCCCCTTAATCCCTCGTTAACCTGCGTAGTTAGTAAGCAGAAAAGGATTTTTGGAAACGGGATGGATTATGCAGAAATTAGAGCACATAACGATATTATGGATTTATGCCAACACATGTTTGATAAATCAGAGGCGTTGCCAGATATTGTAGGAAAGAAAAATATCTTTCAAGTTTCGTGGCGGAACCTTCCGGTCATTGTAGACACTATTCCGGTGGAAAAATCTGATCCCAGCGATCATGAGGCATACCGACGTGCACAAGAAATATTGTGGGGCGCGCCAGGCTAGCACGTAGTGCATCTATAGATTTCTCAATTCTTTTCATATCCCTTAACCCAAATGTCGCTTGGTTTTCGCGGTGGCAGTGGCAGTAAGGGGGTCTTTGGGCCACGGATGCTTCGGATACCGCCCGCGCATTTCAGCCCGCACGTTGTGGTAGCTGCCGGACCAGAAGCTGGCTAAATCATCGGTTATGGCCAGCGGACGTCCGGCAGGCGAGAGTAGGTGAAAAACTACAGGACGACCGCAGAATACGGGAGACGTGGTGATTCCAAAACACTCCTGTAGTTTTACCCGCACAACAGGGCGGCCATCGGAGTAGTCAATTGGTACCATACGGCCAGAAGCAACAGTGAGGGTTTCTGGGGCGAGTGCATCAAAGGAGTTCGCTTCCGGCCAGGGAAGAATGCGCAGTAGCGCAGCATGCATGTCGATGTCTGCGATGGGAACCCCCTGAGCTAACGCGGTCAACTCAGGTTGCAACCAGTACGTTCGGTCAAGCTTTTCGACATCCGGCCAGGGTTCACCCACCTGACGACTGATGAAGTTCAGGCGGTGACGCAACGCGGTTGCGCTGCTAGAAAACGAAAACATATCTAGGCCCCGGCGTGAGATCTCAGCGGAGATGGCTGATTGGGCAAGAGCGGGCGGAACTTCATCAATAGCAATATTGGTGGTATTCATAACGATTGCCCCGGCGTGTGTGATACGCCGCGCTTTGATAACACCGCTGTCGATATGGCAAGAATAGTTGGTACTAATTCCAATAATGTCTAATGCCGTCTCCCGATCGATTTCCGCAGCTGCACGAATGATCGCATTGCTGTTGCCTTTTCCACCGATAGTGACAGTGGCGATAGCCAACCACTGGGCATGCGATAAGCCTAAGTGGGGTGGTAAAACCGCGCGACTGCCATGAGCAAGAAGAAACACTGAATTACCGTTTTCCTCGCCGACGCGCTTGGCAATCTGATCGGGAAACGCCTGCCCTACAACAACACCTGGATCCACATCGGTGGTGTCGTCATGGGTGGTGGGGGCGTCGAAAAGCGGTGCGGCAATCCGCGACAACCGCGCAACCTCGGCGGAAAACCGCGACGTGGGTCGTAACTGGACGATAGCCTGCACGATGTCACCCCGTGGATCTTCCCCCAATGCAGCAATGGTTTCGGCGGCGGCCGGGCCCAGCTGCGCCAACGCCCGGGCAAGCCGCGGATCAGTCGGAATCAACGCTAGTTGTCGCCCCAGATCGGTCACCTGCCCGTTGCTATCCACCGCACCCAAGTGCTGCAGAGTGCGGATCGCGGATTGCCAGGCAGCCTCCGGCGGAGTGTTTGGCAACGGCAATTCCGCAATGCTTGAGCCCCAACACGCCACCGCTAAGGCTGGCCAGGTCACATCTGCCGACATGATCTCCGGAACCGAAAACTCGGTAAACCGCTGGTATTCGCGCTGTTCATACATGCGCAGGACGGTTCCAGGGCCCTCACGTCCCGCACGACCAGCTCGCTGATCGGCGCTGGATTTACTACAACTAACTGTCACCAATCCTGTCATTGCGCGGTTTGCATCGCGTTTCGGCACCCGAGCTAACCCAGCATCAACTACAAGGCGAACCCCCGGAACGGTTACAGAAGACTCCGCGATGGCGGTGGCAACCACAATACGTTGCCCGGTAAAACGCAAGGCTTGGTCTTGTTGAACTGCCGATAACTGCCCATGCAGGGCGAAAACCGGAATATCAGTCAAATTACTAAGCACTTCATGGCAGTGCTCCACCTGGCGCAACCCTGGTAAAAACACCAAAGCAGAATCTTCTCGACCCTGCATGTGCTCCAGCGTGTGCTGGGCAATCGCTGAAACGAAATCACGACTACACTCAATGCGACCAGGTACAGGTAGATAAGAAATATCCAACGGGAATGTCACAGCATCGGTTGCTATCACTGGTGCGGATAATAGCTGCGCAAATCGGTCGGCATCAACGGTGGCAGACATTGCAACCAGGCGGAGATCGTCACGCAATTGTTGCAGCTCAATAAGCATTCCCAACAATAAATCGGTTTCAACCTGGCGCTCATGGACTTCGTCGATCACCACAGCCCCAACCCCAGGCAAGTCGGGATCTCGCAACAGCCGTCGGATCAAGATGCCAGGGGTAACGAATTCGACCAATGAGCCAGGGCGGGAATCACCTCGTACGCTGTAGCCGACTCGATCACCCACCATGGAACCATCTAAATCCGCTAATCGACGGGCCGCAGCCCGCACCGCAACCCGCCGCGGCGCCGTAACAACAACCTTCTGCGGTGCAGTTATATTAGCTATAACTGGAGGAACCACGGTTGTTTTGCCAGTCCCAGGTGGCGCCTGAACCACAACCGCAGAAGTCGGCTTGGACAATGCTGCGGTAATCCGCTCTGCGGCCACACTCACCGGCAAAGTGGCACCTATTCTATAAAGATCAAAAATCACAGTCTCAACCCTAGCTTTTTCTCTAAAACCGCTAGTTATAACTGTAGGGGGTAATACAGCCCCCCATTCATGTCGGGGGAAATTTGTAAGGTGAGCTCATGACAAACATCAATACATCACAGACCCCCACCGATCTAACAGAAGCTGGGTTGGTGAAGTGCGAAGATAATCAATGGCGACCGCCATGGGCAGTACATGATCCACTGCTACGCGAGTACTATGACGGCGAATGGGGGCAACCCATCACTGATGAAAAAGGAGTATTTGAACGGCTGTGCCTAGAAGGCTTTCAAGCCGGACTAAGTTGGCGAACTGTATTGAACAAGCGGGAATACTTACGGGCCGGTTTGTGTAATTTTAATCCAGACCAACTAGCTGTCATGGATACAACTGATATTCCGCGCATCATGGAAAGCCGGGGGATGGTTAAAAACCACCGAAAAATCGCTTCGGTGCTCAATAACGCAGCGAAAACACTGGAATTACGAACCACCACATACGGTGACCTTGCACAGCTAATCTGGTCGTTTGCCCCGGAAAATCACATTAGTCCAGCATCGGTTGCAGCTATTCCCACTACCAGTCCTGAATCAACTGCAATGGCGGCAAAATTAAAAGAACTTGGATTTAGCTATGTCGGGCCAACAACCTGCTATGCCCTCATGCAAGCCATCGGTATCGTGGACGACCGAGTGATAGGAGCCGCGCGTGGTAGACCACAACCGGAAAGCTAATGCTTAACCTTTGGGGCTTAAAGGCTCAGTGCGTTTGTGGTTGCTCCACAGGGATCGACAGCGATTAAAAGAATATGCCCGTTGCTGTCGGCGGGAAGCTACACTAAGACACCATGAGCAAAAAAGTTGCAGTGGTAACTGGCGGATCATCAGGAATTGGGGAGGCAACAGCTAGAGCTTTAGCGGCGGACGGCTGGCATGTGATCGTTGCGGCACGGCGGAAAGAAAAACTGGAAGCAATAGCAAAGGAAATCGGTGGGCAAGCCATTGAATTGGACGTGACCGATGAAAAATCCATTGCGGACTTTGCGGCAGCGATCACCGACTGCCACCTGCTGGTCAATAACGCTGGCGGTGCCAAGGGTCTAGATCCGATTGCCGAAGCCAGCATAGAGGACTGGCAATGGATGTACGACACCAATGTGTTAGGCACCTTGCGTGTAACCCAAGCACTGTTGGATGTACTTACTCGCTGCCAGGGGCACATTATCAACATGTCTTCCGTTGCAGGTTTCGCACCTTATGCTGGTGGTGCCGGTTATAACGCTGCTAAATTCGGCGTAACTGCAATGAATAAAGTCATGCGTATCGAATTTGCCGAACGGGGAATCCGAATCACCGAAATTAATCCCGGCCGCGTAAAAACCGATTTTTCCCTGGTGCGGTTTAAAGGTGATGAAGAAAAAGCCAATGCTGTTTACGCCGATAAGCTCAATCTCACCGCAGATGATGTTGCTGAATCCGTTCGTTGGGTTGCTGGGTTGCCCGAACATGTCAATATCGACCGAATGGTCATTACTCCGCGTGACCAGGTGATCTAACGGTTTTGTGATGTAGAGTGACTTTTAGTTCCATCATTGCGCTTGTGAGCGTGTGGATAGCGGCTATCACCTTGCCCGGTCCAGATACCCTACAAATCACACGGTTAGGGACCAAAGAAAAACATGCTGGAATCATGTGCGCCATTGGCATCATGGTGGGGAATACCTTGTGGATTGTATCGTCCCTGATTGGATTGGCCGCCATAATGGCAAAGACCCCCTCCGTTATCCATGCTATTCAACTAATAGGTGGTGGGTATATCGCTTGGATCGGATTTTGTTCCATCCGGGCAGCTGTGGTGGCGTCTCGGCAGCAAACCGACCAAAACCACAACGAGGTTGGTCTGTCACTGTCTGACTCGCATGATCAACAACGGTTGTCTCACCGGTTATCGCCGTGGGCTGCGTTGCGGACCGGAATTTTAACGAACCTGGCTAACCCCAAGGCTGTGGTGTTTTTTGCCGCGATATTTGCCCAGTTTCTACCCCCGCAACTCGGGGTGGCAGGGGCTGTGGTTATCGCTGGAATCCTCATCGTTACTGGGTTGCTCTGGTTTGTGGGTTTCGCCGTGGGCGTGCACACGATGGCTGCGAAAATAGTAAAGAACGCCGCGATAATCGATCTGATTTCCGGCGTAATTTTCACAGTCATCGGGGTGGTGATGATCTATGAAGGGGTATGGGGGTTAGCGAAACATGTGTAAAACCACAGCGAATTTTCTGACACCACTACAATGGCGTGAAAACGACTAAAAGTAAGTTGCCACTCCACACCATCACCCATTAAAACATTTATCTAATTGACCGCATGAGAAAGGATCACAGGAATCATGATCGTCACAACAACCAATAACGTCGATGGCCGCACCATTGCCGAATACATTCGGGTGGTAGCAGGTGAAAGCATCTTCGGTGCCAATGCGTTCAAAGATATTGCCGCGAGTTTCCGTAATCTGGTCGGTGGCCGCAGCCAAGCATACGAAAACGAACTCATCAATGCCCGGGAAGCTGCATTGGGTGAAATGGTGCAGCGCGCCATTGAGCTTGGTGCTGATGCAGTGGTCGGCGTGAATGTGGACTACCAGACCGTGGGCATCGACGGTGGCATGTTGATGGTGGGCGCGACCGGCACTGCGGTGCGTTTCGCCTAAACTATCTGGTTATGCAGCCGATGGAAGTCGCGATACGCGATGACGTAATTAAACTGGGGCAGTTTATTAAACTTGCCAGCTTGGTCGAAACTGGTGGAATTGCCAAAGAAGTAATCGCCAACGGCCAGGTCACTGTCAACGGGGTGGTAGATACCCGTCGTGGTAAGACCCTGCGGGACGGTGACGTGGTTTGCGTGGGTGAAATGTGTGCCCAAGTGAAAGCCAACGTCGCCGATGACGACGATTATTTCGATGAAGCCACCGCCAATGATGATTTTGACCCAGAAGTGTGGAGGAACATGTAAATGCCAGCGTTTCAAGCAGAACCCGGCATGCCTTATTGGATCGATTTGACCAGCTCTGATGTGCGAAAATCCGCACATTTCTATTCAGAAATCTTGGGTTGGGAGATTGAGGAAGTAGCTGCGGAATACCGCATCGCCCGGATTCAAGGTTTGCCGGTCGCTGGCTTTGTCCAACGCCCGGTTGAAGCGAACCAGCCCGACACCTGGGTGACATATTTCCAGTCCGCCGATATCAATGCTGATTGCGCAACAGTATCCGAATTAGGTGGTCGAGTGCTGGTGGAGCCTACGGAAGTCCGACTTGGCCACATGGCCGTGGCTGTCGATAACGCGGGCGGGATGTTCGGTTTGATCCAGCCTGCGGGCGAGGACTCCTTTATTGCGGCCGGTGAGCCGGGTACCCCGGTGTGGCATGAACTGACCGCCACCACGGGCTATGACAAGGCCTGCGAGTTTTACCCTGAACTTTTTGGCTGGGTGACGTCGACAAGCGATGATGGGGGTTATACCACCGCGCTTGTCGACGGCGCGGCGTTCGCTGGCATCTTCAACGCCGTTGGGCAGTTTCCGCCGCAGGTGCCAAGTTTCTGGCAGTCCTACCTCGGGGTGCTCAACGTTGATGACGCGGCGGCAAAGGTGCCGGAACTCGGTGGCGAAATAATCCGCGAACCTTTCGATTCTGGTTTCGGCCGCATGGCGATTATCGCCGATTCCACCGGCGCAACCGTTACTCTCTGCGAGGTGCTACCACCTGTTGAAGAAGGTCGCGAATCCGACCCGCTTGAAGGAATCGATCTTAAAGATTTCACTTTCTAATGCTTATCGACGACCTCACCGACGCAATACTGTCGTGCTGCGATCGCATCCCACCGGGCATGGTCGTAGCTTACGGCGATATTGCCGCTCAGGTGGGGTGCAATCCACGCCACGTCGGTCGGATCATGCGCACCCACGGCCATGTGACCTGCTGGTGGCGGGTAGTGCGAGCCGACGGAACCAGTGCGGTGGCCGACCGGGCTAGGCCGTTGTGGGAAGCGGAGGGCATTATCAGCGCCGCAGGGCGGGTGGATATGGCTTCGTATCGCTTTGATTTCGATGATGATAGTCGTGACTTTCCCCATTTTTCATCTGCCAAATCTTCCAAACCTGCGGTTGTAGAGAAAACTCCTAGTGATGGGGAGCAAGTAGCGTCACTGCGTGAAATGTCAGGACTGTCTATTGAACAGTTAGGGAAGCTTTTTGGGGTAAGCCGCAGATCTGTTCGCAATTGGATGAATGGACACCGCATGGCTAACCGGCACCAAGAGCGGTTATCGATGCTCATATCTGAGATCCGCAGCTTGCCTGGTGAAACTCCTGATGAAAAGCGTGACGCACTTTTCTATTCTGTCGATAAACCAAGCCGATACCGAGAACTCGTAAGTAATGTGGAGCGACCAGTTCAGTTGCAGTACCCGCCCTTCTCGCCTGGTGAGCCACTGAGTTGATGGCATAAAGCCGATAGTTGAAGACGGCACCAAGTGTAAGTGGTAAGGGGGAATGTTTTTGAAGAGAACTAACGCAACATTCCGTGTATGTACTAACGAATGTTGATGATGGATCAGCCTCGATACAGATGCGCATTTTGATTAATGTGCTCCCGCAAATATGGCATGGCAAAAGTTACTTCACCATGACTTTTTGGGGTGAGCAATCCGCGATCAATGAGGCGGCGTCTGTAGGTTGAAGGTTGGCTTCCAGAAATCCCCATGGCCTCACCGATGTCAGAGGTTCGAGCCGATTCGCCCATGGCAGCAAGCGTGCATAAGAAATCCAACTCCCGAAACGGGATATTGCGCAACGCGGGTTTATGCACCATTTCCCCCATACGTTCAATGACTAGCGGAAGGCTATCATGAACCTCGGCTTCAGTTATTTCATCACCGGTGGCCATAGTCCACGCGATTGAGCCGATGAGCTGAATGAGAAAGGCGTAGCCGTGGCAATAACCAGTGGCAAGACGTAGTGCATCTGTTGTGAAGTGTTTTTCACCTTGTTTGGCCGTTGAATCCAGGGCGTAAGACACATCTTCATCCGTGATCTCACCAAGGGTAATAGGAGTTGCACGCCGTAGGAAAGTGGTGCCAGGATGTTCCAGCAATCGAATTATTTCACCTGGTAGACCGGCGAAGCTCAATGCGATGTTGTATCCATCACGTACGGAATCTTGAATGGCGTCGGAAAGTTCGTGGAGGTCTTTTGGATGAGCTGCTTGTAGCTCATCCATGGTAATTAGTAGACCATGCCCAGATTCGGTCAATATTCGACTTACTTCATTCAGGCTGGTCCATAACGTGTGACCTTCAGGAAACCGTTGCTGAACAGAAACCCCTAACCCACCTATGCCGCCGACATTTATATTTGTGATGCTACGGTCAACAGTTTGAGGGTGGATTGCGTTGAGGATTCTAGGTAGTTGTCCTTGTACCAAGTCTTCAACCATTGATTCAGATGCTCTGGCTCTAACTACATGCCAACCTGTTTCTTTTGCTTTCGCTTCCATCTGATTAAGCAACGCAGTTTTTCCGGTCCCACGAATTCCCTGAATAAGTGTGAATCTATGCGGCGAACCGACGCCTTCTTTGAGGGCGAATTCAAAGTTGCGCAAAAATTGCATGCGCCCGACAAAGACGACGGGGTTGACTCCAAAGCTCGGTCGGAATGGGTTGGCTAACATGACTCCTAATTCTACTTTTCGCTTGTAGTTTTTGTAGGATTTGTAGGTTTTCACACCGCCTGTAGGTTTTGTAGGATTTGTAGGTTTTAGCCAGAGCCAGGGATTTTAGGCGGGCTACAGCTGGTTGCGAAGAAACTCGGCGACATCGGTTACACGATCCCGTGCAACGGTAGGGGTGGAGATGCGATGCTCGGAAACATACTCTTTGACGGTTGCCTGCGCTTCCGCCCATAGGTAGCGGTCCGCGATAACGTCATGAGTGGCGACCTGCAGGAATGTTGGTGGGAGGTTTTCGGGGAACGAGGTGACGCCACCTCGCACGGACTCCGGCAACATTGACAGGTCAAGGTGTGGAAAGGTCAACGCTAGGGCGTCGAAAAGCGAACTTGTAAGCACCGCCAACGCACCGCCGGAGGAATAACCCCAGGCACCTAGCGATGATGCACCATTCGCACGGGCCCAGGCGGCGGCATCCGCGACGGCAGAAATCACCTCCGGCAGCGTGTTTTCCGGAACCAATGGATAGTCCAGGTCGAGGATCGTCACGCCTGATAATTCGGCCACACCGGCGACTTCTGGACGCCACGCGTTTTCCAGCGCCACCCCGGAGCCTTTCCACCAGCCGCCGGGGTGCAGCGAAATTGCCCACTTACCTTCCAGGGGTTGGGACGGGCTAAAAAGCTGGGCATTCAGCTCCGGAACGTCGGTGATCGTGACGTTTCCGGGGAACGCAACACCCGGCATTGCGTGATCCACAGCGGCCCCTAACATCAGCATCGCGGAATGGGTAATGCGATCTGGTAGCCGCGCGTCGAAGGTGTCTGCAGGTTCCGGATCGGAGGGATTATCGGACCACGGGGGATTTTTATCTGGCGCATCGTAATGGGCGGAAATATAGGTGGAGAGTTGTTCTAACTGCTGCTCAGGGGACATTTCGCGGTCGATGCCGCCGACCTGAAATTCGGCACGTTCAATTTTTTCTATCTCTTCTGCTGCTTTGGTGTTATCGCTCATGGCATCATGGTATCCAAAGATGAACTAAGTAGTAAGGGGCCAGGCATGGAACGCGTGTCCGAGATTCTTGATGCGACTTTAACTCCGACGAAATCGGAGATCCTCACCGATGTTTTTGGGCCGCATGAACTTATAGGCGCATTCCGGTTTGTGGATCCGAACGGCGAAGTGGGAATCGAAACCATGATCGTTAGTCAAACCGGACCGCTACTACAATTGCCCGTGACCTACCGAAGTCACAGAATCAGTGATGATTTTGAGGTTTCTACCATGCAGCACAGCGAGCTGGGGCAACGATATGTCACTAAAACCATCGCCGACCCGGTAGCTGTCGCCGAGTATATACGGGTGATTATCGAAGGCGATACCAATGCGCAGCGTTCCGATGGGGTACAACCACCGCTGGTTATTCGCGGAACCGGCAGCGCCGGGGCGGATAACCTGACAATTGAAAACATTCACCTTGATGAGATTTCCGGCGATACCGTCACGGGAAATATCGACATCAACGGTGAACGCAAGCACTTCAGACTGGAACTACCCACCGAATTAGAACCAAAGCCAGTGCAGTTGGCGTTGGTCGGTACCGACACTGAAACCGGGGTTGCTTATGTGCTGGCGGAGCTGACGATCTAGGTGGTTGTTTTAGACGTTAAAAACCTCAAGCGATCGTTCGATAACGGTGCAACGTTCGCGGTAAAAGACGTATCTTTTAGCGTGAATCAAGGTGAGATTCTCGGGCTGGTAGGCATAAACGGCGCGGGGAAAACCACAACGGTGAAAATGTGCGGCACGTTATTGGCACCAACTGCGGGCTCAATCACCGTCGCAGGCATTGATGCAGTGGCGAAACCGCAGCAGGCGCGTTCACACATCGGGTTGGTTCTTGGGGTGGAAAAAGGTTTCTATCCCCGAGCG
The nucleotide sequence above comes from Corynebacterium mustelae. Encoded proteins:
- a CDS encoding TIGR00730 family Rossman fold protein, with translation MPFVFTQPDTDGLHARTMTAEDVELRANAVLRNRNRITHRYDRADLETPQLNQYLEFTPTRGDIGIVLEDETNNPIASMWVSFIKADGFIDDQVPELVVNVETDWQGKGLGGWLIKQAVHHGRTHGWPGISLTVEPESPARRLYARNDFVSKNASGVMLRTLSPAIKAVAVYCGSVTGNRPEFAVAARQLGEELARRGITMVYGGASVGLMGEAANACLDAGGEVIGVMPKDLKDLELAHPKLSKLEVTENIMARKMRMEELADAFVALPGGMGTLEELSEVLVRQQIGPYTGPVALYNVGDYWTPLIDALRAMGDDGFIWERYLDAIVVADNVDDLFDGFSNWANPGLKWQKRRLRT
- a CDS encoding MarR family winged helix-turn-helix transcriptional regulator — translated: MSDQQRLRTMISFHFYTGSRLMQRMYRPYFDEWNITYPQYLVLLCLWEKDGQTIADLSTPLDLDSGTLSPLLKRMEASGYVRRQADHKDYRRVLFFLTQRGRKLKAQASEMETEVTAMLGLDVDDLKAISEIMAKINPVIE
- the hrpB gene encoding ATP-dependent helicase HrpB: MSVAAERITAALSKPTSAVVVQAPPGTGKTTVVPPVIANITAPQKVVVTAPRRVAVRAAARRLADLDGSMVGDRVGYSVRGDSRPGSLVEFVTPGILIRRLLRDPDLPGVGAVVIDEVHERQVETDLLLGMLIELQQLRDDLRLVAMSATVDADRFAQLLSAPVIATDAVTFPLDISYLPVPGRIECSRDFVSAIAQHTLEHMQGREDSALVFLPGLRQVEHCHEVLSNLTDIPVFALHGQLSAVQQDQALRFTGQRIVVATAIAESSVTVPGVRLVVDAGLARVPKRDANRAMTGLVTVSCSKSSADQRAGRAGREGPGTVLRMYEQREYQRFTEFSVPEIMSADVTWPALAVACWGSSIAELPLPNTPPEAAWQSAIRTLQHLGAVDSNGQVTDLGRQLALIPTDPRLARALAQLGPAAAETIAALGEDPRGDIVQAIVQLRPTSRFSAEVARLSRIAAPLFDAPTTHDDTTDVDPGVVVGQAFPDQIAKRVGEENGNSVFLLAHGSRAVLPPHLGLSHAQWLAIATVTIGGKGNSNAIIRAAAEIDRETALDIIGISTNYSCHIDSGVIKARRITHAGAIVMNTTNIAIDEVPPALAQSAISAEISRRGLDMFSFSSSATALRHRLNFISRQVGEPWPDVEKLDRTYWLQPELTALAQGVPIADIDMHAALLRILPWPEANSFDALAPETLTVASGRMVPIDYSDGRPVVRVKLQECFGITTSPVFCGRPVVFHLLSPAGRPLAITDDLASFWSGSYHNVRAEMRGRYPKHPWPKDPLTATATAKTKRHLG
- a CDS encoding DNA-3-methyladenine glycosylase I, encoding MTNINTSQTPTDLTEAGLVKCEDNQWRPPWAVHDPLLREYYDGEWGQPITDEKGVFERLCLEGFQAGLSWRTVLNKREYLRAGLCNFNPDQLAVMDTTDIPRIMESRGMVKNHRKIASVLNNAAKTLELRTTTYGDLAQLIWSFAPENHISPASVAAIPTTSPESTAMAAKLKELGFSYVGPTTCYALMQAIGIVDDRVIGAARGRPQPES
- a CDS encoding SDR family oxidoreductase; this translates as MSKKVAVVTGGSSGIGEATARALAADGWHVIVAARRKEKLEAIAKEIGGQAIELDVTDEKSIADFAAAITDCHLLVNNAGGAKGLDPIAEASIEDWQWMYDTNVLGTLRVTQALLDVLTRCQGHIINMSSVAGFAPYAGGAGYNAAKFGVTAMNKVMRIEFAERGIRITEINPGRVKTDFSLVRFKGDEEKANAVYADKLNLTADDVAESVRWVAGLPEHVNIDRMVITPRDQVI
- a CDS encoding LysE family translocator; its protein translation is MTFSSIIALVSVWIAAITLPGPDTLQITRLGTKEKHAGIMCAIGIMVGNTLWIVSSLIGLAAIMAKTPSVIHAIQLIGGGYIAWIGFCSIRAAVVASRQQTDQNHNEVGLSLSDSHDQQRLSHRLSPWAALRTGILTNLANPKAVVFFAAIFAQFLPPQLGVAGAVVIAGILIVTGLLWFVGFAVGVHTMAAKIVKNAAIIDLISGVIFTVIGVVMIYEGVWGLAKHV
- a CDS encoding heavy metal-binding domain-containing protein, whose translation is MIVTTTNNVDGRTIAEYIRVVAGESIFGANAFKDIAASFRNLVGGRSQAYENELINAREAALGEMVQRAIELGADAVVGVNVDYQTVGIDGGMLMVGATGTAVRFA
- a CDS encoding RNA-binding S4 domain-containing protein → MQPMEVAIRDDVIKLGQFIKLASLVETGGIAKEVIANGQVTVNGVVDTRRGKTLRDGDVVCVGEMCAQVKANVADDDDYFDEATANDDFDPEVWRNM
- a CDS encoding VOC family protein — translated: MPAFQAEPGMPYWIDLTSSDVRKSAHFYSEILGWEIEEVAAEYRIARIQGLPVAGFVQRPVEANQPDTWVTYFQSADINADCATVSELGGRVLVEPTEVRLGHMAVAVDNAGGMFGLIQPAGEDSFIAAGEPGTPVWHELTATTGYDKACEFYPELFGWVTSTSDDGGYTTALVDGAAFAGIFNAVGQFPPQVPSFWQSYLGVLNVDDAAAKVPELGGEIIREPFDSGFGRMAIIADSTGATVTLCEVLPPVEEGRESDPLEGIDLKDFTF